One segment of Chionomys nivalis chromosome 3, mChiNiv1.1, whole genome shotgun sequence DNA contains the following:
- the LOC130870739 gene encoding keratin-associated protein 14-like: MSCQSCSGNFSSQSFGGHLQYPVSSCGSSYPNNVFYTTDLQTPITHQLDSSLHSGCQESFCEPRSCRTSFVTSSPCQRPCCHQRIPVSYRPCHSTFSGSLGFGSRGFQSFGCGYPTLGYGSRGFQSVGCGAHTFSSQNCGSSFYRPTCFSTRSCQSVSYQPSCGNGFF, translated from the coding sequence ATGTCCTGCCAAAGCTGCTCTGGAAacttctcctcccagtcctttGGGGGCCACCTGCAATACCCAGTCTCTTCTTGTGGTTCCTCCTACCCCAACAATGTCTTCTACACCACTGACCTCCAAACTCCCATCACCCACCAGCTGGACTCCTCTCTCCACAGTGGGTGTCAGGAATCTTTCTGTGAGCCCAGGAGCTGCCGGACATCTTTTGTGACTTCCAGTCCCTGCCAGAGGCCTTGCTGTCACCAGAGGATTCCAGTGTCCTACAGACCCTGCCACTCAACTTTCTCAGGATCTCTGGGTTTTGGTTCCAGGGGCTTCCAGTCTTTCGGTTGTGGCTACCCAACCCTGGGCTATGGATCCCGTGGTTTCCAGTCAGTGGGATGTGGTGCTCACACTTTCTCATCCCAAAATTGTGGGTCCAGCTTTTATCGCCCAACCTGCTTCTCTACTAGAAGCTGCCAGTCCGTTTCTTACCAGCCCAGCTGTGGCAATGGCTTCTTCTGA
- the LOC130870883 gene encoding keratin-associated protein 13-2-like: MTCDCFSGNFSTSLRCCLPSSGSSCDSSNLVYSTTSCSPSTCQQESSLHSGCQEICIEPINCQRSYVGLSPCQTACYYRRSSTPCSPCKETYAGSQTFGPSCFHSLDCGSSGCYIMGCGPSGLESLYCRVSGIPFQSYGFRFCYPAHLPSSTCHPCYKPTCGNILHGVYC, encoded by the coding sequence ATGACCTGTGACTGTTTCTCTGGAAACTTCTCTACCTCCCTGAGGTGCTGCCTGCCCTCTTCAGGTTCCTCCTGTGACTcttccaacctggtctacagcacCACCAGCTGTTCTCCCAGCACCTGCCAGCAGGAATCCTCTTTACACAGTGGCTGTCAGGAGATCTGCATTGAGCCCATCAACTGCCAGAGATCTTATGTGGGGTTGAGTCCCTGTCAGACAGCCTGCTACTACCGGAGGAGCTCCACACCCTGCAGTCCCTGCAAGGAGACATATGCTGGGTCTCAGACCTTTGGGCCCAGCTGTTTCCATTCCCTGGATTGTGGATCTAGCGGGTGCTACATAATGGGTTGTGGACCCAGTGGTCTTGAATCGCTGTATTGCAGAGTCTCTGGCATCCCTTTCCAGAGTTATGGGTTCAGATTCTGCTATCCAGCTCACCTGCCTTCTAGTACCTGCCACCCTTGTTATAAACCAACCTGTGGTAACATCCTCCATGGAGTCTACTGTTGA
- the LOC130870884 gene encoding keratin-associated protein 13-1-like: MAYSCCSGNFSTSCRCSLPTSGSSCDSPWPSNLVYSTTSCSSSTCQLHSGCQETCTEPTSCQRSCVVSSPCQVESSVNTGCQETCIEPTSCQRSCVVSRPCQTACYYPRSSTPCSPCEGTCAGSLGCGSSNFHPLGYESRSFFSGDCGPRGFRCLNYEIPVFPFLSDGSTFCYPTYLLFNTYQPSFCVPTCGLRLSGISC, from the coding sequence ATGGCCTACAGCTGTTGCTCTGGAAACTTCTCTACCTCCTGTAGGTGCAGCCTGCCCACCTCAGGTTCATCCTGTGACTCTCCTTGGCCCAGCAATCTGGTCTACAGTACCACCAGCTGCTCATCCAGCACCTGCCAGCTGCACAGTGGCTGTCAAGAGACCTGCACTGAACCCACCAGCTGCCAGAGGTCCTGCGTGGTGTCCAGCCCCTGCCAGGTGGAATCCTCTGTGAACACCGGCTGTCAGGAGACCTGCATTGAGCCCACCAGCTGCCAGAGGTCCTGCGTGGTGTCTAGGCCCTGCCAGACAGCCTGCTACTACCCGAGGAGCTCCACACCCTGCAGTCCCTGCGAGGGCACATGTGCTGGGTCTCTGGGTTGTGGGTCCAGCAACTTCCATCCTCTTGGTTATGAATCTAGAAGCTTCTTCTCAGGGGACTGTGGACCCAGGGGCTTCAGATGTCTGAATTATGAAATCCCTGTATTTCCTTTCTTGAGTGATGGGTCCACATTCTGTTACCCAACTTACTTGCTTTTTAATACCTACCAGCCTTCATTTTGTGTTCCAACATGTGGGCTACGTCTCTCTGGAATCAGCTGTTAG
- the LOC130870885 gene encoding keratin-associated protein 13-2-like — translation MAYSCCSGNFSSRSFRPCLPSSGSSFGSSYPSNLVYTSCSPSTCQVESSLNTGCQETCIEPTSCQRSCVVSRPCQVESSVNTGCQETCIEPTRCQRSCVVSRPCQTACNYPGIATLCSPCQGTCAGSLGFWCSSYQSLGCGSSGFRSMTYRLYNFPSLSDGSRICYPTYLAASSCHPCC, via the coding sequence ATGGCCTACAGCTGCTGCTCTGGAAACTTCTCCTCACGCTCCTTTAGGCCCTGCCTGCCCTCTTCAGGTTCCTCCTTCGGCTCTTCCTATCCCAGCAACCTGGTCTACACCAGTTGCTCTCCCAGCACCTGCCAAGTGGAATCGTCTCTGAACACCGGCTGTCAGGAGACCTGCATTGAGCCCACCAGCTGCCAGAGGTCCTGCGTGGTGTCCAGGCCCTGCCAGGTGGAATCCTCTGTGAACACTGGCTGTCAAGAGACCTGCATTGAGCCCACCAGATGCCAGAGGTCCTGCGTGGTGTCCAGACCCTGCCAAACAGCCTGCAACTACCCAGGGATCGCCACACTTTGCAGTCCCTGCCAGGGAACATGTGCTGGGTCTCTGGGCTTCTGGTGCAGCAGCTACCAATCTCTGGGCTGTGGATCCAGTGGCTTCAGATCTATGACTTACAGACTCTACAACTTCCCTTCCCTGAGTGATGGGTCCAGAATCTGCTACCCAACCTACTTGGCTGCTAGTTCCTGTCACCCTTGTTGTTAG